A genomic region of Methanofollis fontis contains the following coding sequences:
- a CDS encoding DMT family transporter produces MAALITASCMILSWNPDHPFGISIFALGILLTCVLWGLDNNFSRMIAGKDLIATMMIKGLAAGLITLGIASLLGESIPSIPTCCIAMAIGFLGYGGLMSVFFMMALRGIGSARTGALVSTSPFFGVAVSLLRFTDLPGPTFYLSCLIMAIGACLLITERHAHPHHHPLLMHTHRHRHDDLHHDHEHADGTPGPDRRGEHCHLHTHETTWHDHPHMPDLHHRHGHE; encoded by the coding sequence ATGGCGGCCCTGATCACGGCTTCCTGCATGATCCTGTCATGGAACCCGGACCACCCATTCGGCATCTCGATATTCGCTCTCGGTATCCTCCTCACCTGTGTGCTGTGGGGGCTTGACAACAACTTCAGCCGGATGATCGCCGGCAAGGACCTGATCGCAACCATGATGATCAAGGGCCTCGCCGCAGGCCTCATCACCCTCGGCATCGCCTCCCTGCTCGGAGAGAGCATCCCCTCCATACCGACCTGCTGCATCGCCATGGCGATCGGTTTTCTCGGCTACGGCGGACTGATGAGCGTATTTTTTATGATGGCCCTGCGGGGGATCGGATCGGCCCGGACCGGAGCGCTCGTTTCAACCTCCCCGTTCTTCGGGGTGGCGGTCTCACTGCTCCGGTTCACTGATCTGCCCGGCCCCACATTTTATCTCTCATGCCTCATCATGGCGATCGGCGCATGCCTGCTGATCACCGAGCGCCATGCCCATCCCCACCATCACCCACTGCTCATGCATACGCACCGCCACCGGCATGACGACCTCCACCATGATCACGAGCATGCCGACGGCACACCCGGCCCCGATCGACGGGGTGAGCACTGCCATCTGCATACCCATGAGACGACATGGCATGACCACCCACATATGCCCGACCTCCATCACCGCCATGGCCATGAATGA
- a CDS encoding regulator of amino acid metabolism, contains ACT domain protein, with protein MWATLMREFADSPAQSRVVRFLLENGFGVSPEGRVTCNGIEIPATHIARAIGIDRRVVDATARRIASLEGTAEVFARMRATPDLSQVADFLGLTVITIIPPDAQQRGIVGAAVDILSRHNLAIRQIFVTDPYLVEAPKLVIILDEPLPVGVVEELRALPQVKQLIF; from the coding sequence ATGTGGGCAACACTCATGCGGGAGTTCGCCGATTCCCCGGCACAGAGTCGGGTCGTCCGTTTCCTGCTTGAAAACGGTTTTGGCGTCTCGCCAGAGGGGCGCGTCACCTGCAACGGCATCGAGATACCGGCGACCCATATCGCCCGCGCCATCGGGATCGACCGGCGGGTGGTCGATGCCACGGCGCGGCGGATCGCCTCCCTCGAAGGCACTGCCGAGGTGTTTGCACGGATGAGGGCAACCCCTGACCTCTCACAGGTTGCCGACTTTCTTGGTCTCACCGTGATCACGATCATCCCTCCTGACGCCCAGCAGCGAGGAATCGTCGGTGCGGCAGTGGACATTCTCTCACGCCATAATCTTGCCATCCGGCAGATCTTTGTCACCGACCCCTACCTGGTAGAAGCCCCGAAACTCGTGATCATACTGGACGAACCGCTTCCGGTGGGCGTTGTCGAGGAACTGCGGGCGCTCCCGCAGGTAAAACAGCTTATTTTCTGA
- a CDS encoding HDIG domain-containing metalloprotein has translation MYEDILREEGCDPGVIAHCRAVADRAQEYAVSPSVDRDLLRTGAFLHDIGRSETHSLRHAEVGADSARSLGYAEGVVRIIQRHIGAGLTSEECALLGLLPRDGMPQRIEERIVAHADNLVKGTRRITLEERMDRSTDLGRKARVRAFRLALDLEPLLHIRK, from the coding sequence ATGTATGAAGATATCCTGAGAGAGGAAGGGTGCGATCCAGGGGTCATCGCCCACTGCCGGGCGGTCGCCGACAGGGCCCAGGAATACGCCGTGTCACCGTCGGTCGACCGTGATCTCCTGCGGACCGGCGCCTTCCTCCATGATATCGGGCGTTCAGAAACCCATAGTCTCCGGCATGCAGAGGTGGGGGCGGACAGCGCCCGTTCTCTCGGATACGCAGAGGGAGTGGTCAGGATCATCCAGCGGCATATCGGTGCCGGACTGACATCTGAGGAGTGTGCTCTCCTCGGTCTCCTCCCCCGCGACGGCATGCCGCAGCGGATAGAGGAGCGGATCGTCGCCCATGCCGACAATCTGGTGAAGGGCACACGGAGGATTACTCTGGAGGAAAGGATGGACCGTTCGACGGATCTCGGCAGGAAGGCGAGAGTGCGGGCGTTCAGACTCGCCCTCGATCTCGAACCTCTCCTTCACATCAGAAAATAA
- a CDS encoding transcription factor: MVGIDEMLADQAIRAYLLRLIGSEGIDLLERFPPEGEYSDEELAEKTGINLNSVRHTLYTLYEKRLAEYRRIKDPDTGWLTYLWTLRNDRIYPVLREELERVLTLLEKRARYEEENDFFICDECGIFTFVDVMDNGFVCPHCGTPLKHFDNEMLVGALKRRVEAIRATIGDV; this comes from the coding sequence ATGGTTGGCATAGACGAGATGCTGGCCGATCAGGCGATCAGGGCATATCTCCTCCGTCTGATCGGGAGCGAGGGGATCGATCTTCTGGAGAGGTTCCCCCCGGAAGGCGAGTATTCCGATGAGGAACTTGCAGAGAAGACCGGCATCAATCTGAACTCCGTCCGGCACACACTTTACACCCTCTATGAGAAACGGCTGGCCGAATACCGGCGGATCAAGGATCCGGATACCGGCTGGCTTACCTATCTCTGGACACTCAGGAACGACCGGATCTATCCGGTGCTCAGGGAGGAACTCGAACGTGTGCTTACACTCCTCGAGAAACGTGCCAGATATGAGGAGGAAAACGATTTTTTCATCTGCGACGAGTGCGGAATCTTCACCTTTGTTGACGTCATGGATAACGGTTTTGTCTGCCCCCACTGTGGGACACCGCTGAAGCACTTCGACAACGAGATGCTTGTGGGTGCGCTGAAGCGCCGGGTCGAGGCGATCCGGGCGACCATCGGAGATGTATGA
- a CDS encoding ATP-grasp domain-containing protein, with the protein MKGRVLVAGFATRHVVCSAVRAGYEVYAIDHFCDQDLCAAATAHSSFEELADLPELIAGICADHSIDWFVGTSGAEMLTVPVRRAGTTPKISARFLDKEHIQEFFEENGIPAPCRACGTYPAMLKPRHGAGGWRNRLVHSAADVTAWEEEWPEVPSILQEVIDGVPASVSCIADGHRAVAIAVNDQILRGGDGNRAFGFSGSITPSDHPAAEAMMAIAEQAVALSGCVGSVGVDFMVGEDGVRAIEINPRFQGTLDTVEAATGLNLFDLHIEACTGILPERRPAAQRACARAILFADRDLTVERDLMAYADCCADIPWPGTSIEEGSAVVSVYGRGADRAAACSELDRNITRLRQYIS; encoded by the coding sequence GTGAAGGGGCGGGTGCTCGTGGCGGGCTTCGCCACCCGGCATGTCGTCTGTTCGGCGGTCCGGGCGGGTTACGAGGTCTATGCCATCGATCATTTCTGCGACCAGGACCTCTGTGCCGCAGCGACGGCACACTCGTCGTTCGAGGAACTCGCTGACCTCCCCGAACTGATCGCCGGGATCTGCGCCGACCACTCGATCGATTGGTTTGTCGGGACATCGGGGGCGGAGATGCTGACCGTGCCGGTTCGGCGTGCCGGCACCACCCCGAAAATTTCGGCTCGTTTCCTTGACAAAGAGCATATCCAGGAATTTTTTGAGGAGAACGGCATCCCGGCGCCCTGCCGCGCCTGCGGAACGTATCCGGCAATGCTCAAACCCCGCCATGGTGCGGGCGGATGGCGGAACCGCCTCGTCCATTCAGCCGCCGATGTGACAGCATGGGAAGAGGAATGGCCGGAAGTGCCCTCTATCCTTCAGGAGGTGATCGACGGGGTGCCGGCAAGTGTCTCCTGCATTGCAGACGGACACAGGGCCGTCGCCATTGCGGTGAACGACCAGATACTCCGCGGCGGCGACGGCAACCGGGCATTTGGTTTCTCGGGCTCGATCACCCCATCGGATCATCCTGCGGCAGAGGCGATGATGGCGATCGCTGAACAGGCGGTGGCCCTCAGTGGATGCGTGGGTTCGGTCGGAGTGGATTTCATGGTCGGTGAGGACGGTGTGCGGGCGATCGAGATCAATCCGCGGTTCCAGGGCACCCTCGATACCGTCGAGGCTGCAACCGGTCTGAACCTGTTCGACCTCCATATCGAGGCCTGCACCGGCATTCTGCCTGAACGCCGCCCTGCGGCACAGCGGGCCTGCGCGCGGGCGATCCTGTTTGCCGACCGCGACCTCACCGTGGAGCGGGACCTGATGGCATATGCCGACTGCTGTGCCGACATACCCTGGCCCGGAACATCAATAGAAGAGGGGAGTGCGGTGGTGAGCGTCTATGGCCGGGGGGCGGATCGCGCCGCCGCATGTTCGGAGCTGGATAGAAATATAACACGCCTCCGTCAATATATTTCCTGA
- a CDS encoding tRNA (cytidine(56)-2'-O)-methyltransferase: MRKVCILRLGHRPERDQRVTTHVGLTARALGADGMYLAADDAGVVGSIGDVVERWGGAFFVEHRVPWKKCIRDWKEKGGIVAHLTMYGLEVGEVVSDIRQRTEDLLIIVGAEKVPGDVYGMVDYNVSVTNQPHSEISSLAVFLDRLFEGREIEHRFDGAKIRVEPCGAGKRVIEL; this comes from the coding sequence ATGAGAAAGGTCTGTATTCTCAGGCTGGGACACCGCCCGGAGCGGGACCAGCGGGTGACGACCCATGTCGGCCTCACCGCACGGGCGCTCGGGGCGGACGGGATGTATCTGGCCGCAGACGATGCCGGCGTGGTCGGATCGATCGGCGACGTGGTGGAGCGCTGGGGGGGGGCATTCTTTGTGGAGCACAGGGTCCCCTGGAAGAAATGCATCAGGGACTGGAAGGAAAAGGGCGGGATCGTCGCCCACCTCACCATGTACGGCCTCGAGGTCGGAGAGGTGGTGTCAGATATCCGCCAGCGCACAGAGGACCTGCTCATCATCGTCGGGGCCGAGAAGGTGCCGGGCGATGTCTACGGCATGGTGGACTATAATGTCTCAGTCACCAATCAGCCCCACTCGGAGATCTCGAGCCTTGCGGTCTTCCTGGACCGCCTCTTCGAAGGCCGCGAGATTGAACACCGGTTTGACGGCGCAAAGATCCGGGTCGAACCCTGCGGGGCCGGCAAGCGGGTGATCGAGCTGTGA
- a CDS encoding MarR family transcriptional regulator: MKAEEFDWMVYHAIAWNQATTLPALIEYAGGDGDAVEASVRRLISYLLIDRQGERLRALSVGESILRCQVRHGNGIPLEIENGVIKIPSTEQGREER; encoded by the coding sequence GTGAAAGCCGAAGAATTCGACTGGATGGTCTACCATGCAATCGCCTGGAACCAGGCCACCACCCTCCCGGCACTCATCGAATATGCCGGCGGGGACGGGGATGCAGTCGAGGCATCAGTCAGACGGTTAATCTCATATCTGCTCATCGACCGGCAGGGCGAGCGCCTCCGCGCCCTTTCAGTGGGTGAGTCCATTCTCAGGTGCCAGGTCCGGCACGGCAACGGAATCCCGCTGGAGATCGAGAACGGCGTCATAAAAATACCGAGCACCGAACAGGGGAGGGAGGAGAGATGA
- a CDS encoding UPF0280 family protein: MIREHFQYRQTITTIVADDEEHIRAAKEGMLAAREEVEIYIRTDPFFGVTFDPYDPPDGGRAVRRMGAASRAAGVGPMAAVAGTIAWAGAEAMRDAGAVFGIVDNGGDIALFSDREVRVGIHAGDATLSDRLAFIVDPQEEILGICTSSASVGPSISFGIADAVCAVSRDVSLADAWATSLCNTVTFEDDEAFAPLEGSGVEGVLVIIGNAVGTWGTLPRIAGATVDTSLITRGEP, from the coding sequence ATGATCCGCGAACACTTCCAGTATCGACAGACGATCACCACGATCGTCGCCGATGATGAGGAGCACATCCGGGCGGCGAAAGAGGGGATGCTGGCGGCACGGGAGGAGGTGGAGATCTATATCCGGACCGATCCCTTCTTCGGTGTCACCTTCGACCCCTACGACCCGCCGGACGGAGGCAGAGCGGTGCGGCGGATGGGTGCGGCGTCCCGCGCCGCCGGGGTGGGGCCGATGGCGGCGGTTGCCGGCACGATCGCCTGGGCGGGAGCGGAGGCGATGCGCGACGCCGGGGCGGTCTTCGGCATCGTGGATAATGGTGGCGACATCGCCCTTTTTTCCGACAGGGAGGTACGGGTAGGAATCCACGCTGGAGATGCGACCCTCTCTGATCGTCTGGCCTTTATTGTGGATCCGCAGGAGGAGATCCTGGGCATCTGCACCTCGTCCGCCTCGGTCGGACCTTCGATCTCTTTCGGCATCGCCGACGCCGTCTGTGCCGTCTCCCGGGATGTATCCCTCGCCGATGCATGGGCGACCTCCCTCTGCAATACCGTCACATTCGAGGACGACGAGGCCTTCGCACCGCTCGAAGGGTCGGGGGTCGAGGGGGTGCTGGTGATCATCGGCAATGCCGTCGGCACATGGGGCACACTTCCCCGGATTGCCGGGGCGACGGTGGACACCTCCCTGATCACCAGGGGGGAACCCTGA
- a CDS encoding 4Fe-4S binding protein: MKLMVSFTRKKVHEPIIARVVKDTGVLINVERARIEPTEGDVLIDVPDESAPIICERMRSLGATVEPLGDAIRHDRDECVDCGACVSVCPQEVFSFDEDWKLVLDQSRCVLCGRCTQACPHGALSMENTRRA; this comes from the coding sequence ATGAAACTGATGGTCTCGTTTACGCGTAAAAAGGTGCATGAACCGATCATCGCACGGGTGGTCAAGGACACCGGGGTGCTGATCAACGTGGAGCGGGCACGGATCGAACCGACCGAAGGAGACGTGCTGATCGATGTGCCAGACGAGAGCGCTCCGATCATCTGTGAACGCATGCGCTCCCTCGGGGCGACGGTGGAACCCCTCGGCGACGCCATCCGCCATGACAGGGACGAGTGTGTGGACTGCGGTGCCTGTGTCTCGGTCTGCCCGCAGGAGGTCTTCTCCTTTGACGAGGACTGGAAACTGGTGCTCGACCAGTCCCGATGCGTGCTCTGCGGACGCTGCACTCAGGCATGCCCGCACGGGGCACTATCGATGGAAAACACCAGGCGGGCGTAA
- a CDS encoding homocysteine biosynthesis protein, giving the protein MEKSIDEINTRIRDGNARVVTAEEMPDIVAELGEERALREVDVVTTGTFGAMCSSGAFLNFGHADPPIRMERVWLNDVEAYGGIAAVDAYIGATQQSTTQGDRYGGAHVIEDLIAGRSVELRAISRGTDCYPRRTVTTSLLLEDLNDAVMLNPRNSFQRYNAATNSTERAIHTYMGMLLPHSGNISYSGAGMLSPLANDPGCHVIGSGVPIFLGGAQGMIVGQGTQSSPASGFANLMTTGDMGHMTTDYIRAATFRGYGVTMYVGVGIPLPVTDLAVVRSTAVRDEEIMTDIVDYGIPERDRPTVRQVSYAELKSGRVEINGEEVRTSSLSSYRKAREVAETLRSWVEKGSIELALPTRRFNTTKRTGPMRETAHVPRVREVMETKVVCITEEEPVTGAAAKLLKGETNHLPVLASDGRLVGIVTTYDVTKAVARRGDRLTVKDIMTRKVVRTAPEEAVDIAAQKLERHNISALPVVNPQNEVVGMLTALNLGTLLGGRWKR; this is encoded by the coding sequence ATGGAGAAATCCATCGACGAGATCAATACGAGAATACGGGATGGCAATGCCCGCGTCGTCACGGCGGAGGAGATGCCGGACATTGTCGCCGAACTGGGAGAAGAAAGGGCACTGCGTGAGGTGGACGTCGTCACCACCGGCACCTTCGGCGCCATGTGCTCTTCCGGCGCATTCCTCAACTTCGGCCATGCCGATCCGCCGATCCGGATGGAGCGGGTATGGCTGAACGATGTCGAGGCATATGGCGGCATCGCCGCTGTGGATGCATATATCGGGGCGACACAACAATCGACGACGCAGGGCGACCGATATGGCGGTGCCCATGTGATCGAAGACCTCATCGCCGGACGCTCCGTGGAGCTCCGCGCCATCTCGCGCGGCACCGACTGCTATCCACGCCGGACAGTGACCACCTCGCTCCTCCTCGAGGATCTCAACGATGCCGTCATGCTGAACCCCAGAAACTCGTTCCAGCGCTATAACGCCGCCACGAACTCCACCGAACGGGCCATCCACACCTATATGGGCATGCTCCTCCCGCATTCAGGGAATATATCATACTCAGGAGCAGGCATGCTCTCACCCCTTGCAAACGACCCTGGATGCCATGTGATCGGGAGCGGGGTGCCGATCTTTCTCGGCGGTGCACAGGGGATGATCGTCGGGCAGGGCACACAGTCCTCACCGGCCAGCGGTTTTGCGAACCTGATGACGACCGGCGATATGGGGCATATGACCACCGATTATATCCGGGCCGCCACCTTCCGGGGCTATGGGGTGACGATGTATGTCGGTGTGGGCATCCCCCTGCCGGTCACCGATCTGGCGGTGGTGCGGAGCACGGCGGTGCGCGATGAGGAGATCATGACCGATATCGTCGATTACGGCATCCCTGAACGGGACCGCCCGACCGTCCGGCAGGTCAGCTATGCCGAATTGAAGAGCGGCCGCGTCGAGATCAACGGTGAGGAGGTTCGGACCTCCTCCCTCTCGAGTTACCGCAAGGCCCGGGAAGTCGCCGAAACGCTCCGTTCGTGGGTGGAGAAGGGTTCCATCGAACTTGCCCTCCCCACCCGCCGCTTCAACACCACAAAAAGGACCGGCCCGATGCGGGAGACCGCCCATGTCCCGCGGGTTCGGGAGGTGATGGAGACAAAGGTCGTCTGCATCACCGAGGAGGAACCGGTCACAGGAGCGGCCGCTAAACTCCTGAAGGGTGAGACAAACCATCTGCCGGTGCTTGCGTCCGACGGACGTCTGGTCGGGATCGTCACCACCTATGACGTCACCAAGGCGGTGGCGCGGCGCGGGGATCGCCTGACGGTAAAGGACATCATGACACGGAAGGTCGTGCGGACGGCACCTGAGGAGGCGGTGGACATCGCAGCACAGAAACTGGAAAGACACAACATCAGCGCCCTGCCGGTGGTCAACCCCCAGAACGAGGTGGTGGGGATGCTCACGGCCCTCAACCTGGGCACGCTTCTTGGCGGGAGGTGGAAGCGATGA
- a CDS encoding Nif3-like dinuclear metal center hexameric protein, which yields MHSADLVAHLEAIAPPGLAEEYDDGRIGLIVEGKEDIETVCCALDATPSVAREASRRGADLLVVHHTPIWEGVTAIRGGLAATLTPLLQTGTALYVMHTNFDRAPGGVNDTLAALLGLTDRCPMTMGCVGRCTRTLDEMAAAIGGNVRVWGECGDPERIGIVAGSGFDPALIAEAAALGADAFLSSELKHHVARTAPIPCIESTHYALEAPAMQALSRREGWDYIEDMPPLRTIP from the coding sequence ATGCACAGTGCAGACCTGGTAGCGCATCTGGAGGCGATCGCCCCCCCGGGACTTGCAGAGGAGTATGACGACGGCCGGATCGGGCTCATTGTCGAGGGAAAAGAGGATATCGAAACCGTCTGCTGCGCCCTCGATGCCACCCCGTCTGTTGCGCGTGAGGCGTCCCGGCGGGGGGCGGATCTGCTCGTCGTCCATCACACCCCGATATGGGAGGGTGTGACGGCGATCCGGGGTGGTCTTGCGGCGACGCTCACCCCCCTCCTCCAGACCGGCACCGCTCTCTATGTCATGCACACCAACTTCGACCGTGCTCCGGGTGGTGTCAATGACACGCTGGCCGCTCTCCTGGGCCTCACCGACCGATGTCCGATGACGATGGGATGCGTGGGGCGCTGCACCCGCACCCTCGACGAGATGGCGGCGGCGATCGGGGGGAATGTGCGGGTCTGGGGTGAGTGCGGGGATCCGGAGCGGATCGGCATCGTGGCGGGGAGCGGTTTCGATCCCGCCCTGATCGCTGAAGCAGCGGCGCTCGGGGCCGACGCCTTCCTCTCATCGGAGTTGAAGCATCATGTTGCAAGGACGGCGCCCATCCCCTGCATCGAGTCCACGCACTATGCACTCGAGGCTCCGGCGATGCAGGCACTCTCCCGGCGTGAGGGATGGGACTATATCGAGGACATGCCGCCTCTCCGCACCATCCCATGA
- a CDS encoding SWIM zinc finger family protein: MSDIPPMIDTEGLSPAVRQQILRCHRARGEKALKAVDAGKIRKYLDFYVVTGQTGEYVVEEDFCTCSHFTYRGRCCWHILAAEIAARTGLYECRDEWYVDRLKNEKWARQTI, encoded by the coding sequence ATGAGCGACATCCCCCCCATGATCGACACTGAAGGTCTCTCACCGGCGGTTCGCCAGCAGATCCTCCGCTGCCACCGTGCGCGCGGTGAGAAGGCCCTGAAGGCCGTTGATGCCGGAAAAATCCGGAAATATCTGGATTTTTATGTCGTCACCGGTCAGACGGGTGAGTATGTTGTCGAAGAGGACTTCTGCACCTGCTCCCATTTCACCTACCGCGGACGGTGCTGCTGGCATATCCTGGCCGCAGAGATCGCGGCACGGACCGGGCTCTATGAGTGCCGGGACGAATGGTATGTCGACCGCCTGAAGAATGAGAAATGGGCACGACAAACAATATAA
- the alaS gene encoding alanine--tRNA ligase: MLEEEYQLEYFKTHGLERKICTQCGSAFWTRDPSRETCGDAPCEPYSFIADPVFAPHSLDEMREAFLSFFERHGHTRIERYPVAARWRDDIYLTIASIADFQPFVTSGLVPPPANPLTISQPCIRLNDLDSVGRSGRHLTLFEMMAHHAFNSPSEDIYWKDRTVELCDEFLSSLGADLKRITYKEHPWMGGGNAGPSVEVLIGGLEVATLVFMSMTREPNDEEPVELDGVLYYPMKMRIVDTGYGLERLTWASKGSPTVYDAVFPEMVSHLMHSAGLEHLLDSKEFTKILGLNAKFAGLMDIHGKNLFHLRKKVAAAIDVPQEKLDKMITPIEKIYAIADHTRCLAYMLGDCVVPSNVREGYLARLVLRRTLRMMAELDLEDSLADLVEMQMRIVGPSAFEQSITVVREILDREVEKYAATLARGSRIVQRIARSYKKKAERIPLQEVVTLYDSHGIPPELVKEIAGQEGAVVEIPDNFYSQIADIHSENHVETAEDPLARYRERIGGLPATKKLFYDQPVDFEFEAMVIDYFDGYAVLDQTLFYPEGGGQPSDTGTLVTTESMVRVEDTIKLGEVILHRIKGGSLKRGDRVKGIVDEERRRSLMRHHTATHLILRAAQQVLGAHIHQAGAQKGSETSRLDIRHFKHITQEELNRIEILANGMVMENTPIYISIEDRTKAEQKYGFCLYQGGVPPGRQIRVVQVAGDIEACAGTHCRSTGEVGPIAILRVEHIQDGIERLEFSAGVAAVTSVQNLRDIIGRSAEVLSVQQENLPASVNRFFTEWKEQRKEIERLQQKLVDLEVKNLVAEDVGGVGVVIREVDLPPQELVALATKISANGDVALLAGGAERVHAVVASPLPELNAAEIIREVCAALGGKGGGKPQLAQGGGPETGKITEALGVGRALIESKLNG; this comes from the coding sequence ATGCTCGAAGAAGAGTATCAGCTTGAATATTTTAAAACTCATGGCCTGGAACGCAAGATCTGCACCCAGTGCGGATCTGCATTCTGGACCAGGGATCCGTCCAGAGAGACCTGCGGGGATGCACCCTGCGAGCCGTACTCCTTTATTGCAGATCCGGTCTTTGCCCCGCATTCCCTGGATGAGATGAGGGAGGCATTTCTTTCGTTTTTCGAGCGGCACGGCCACACCCGGATAGAGCGCTATCCCGTCGCCGCCCGATGGCGGGATGACATCTACCTGACCATTGCCTCGATCGCCGATTTCCAGCCCTTTGTGACGAGCGGACTTGTGCCGCCGCCCGCCAACCCCCTGACCATCTCGCAGCCGTGTATCCGGCTCAACGACCTCGACTCGGTCGGACGGTCGGGGCGGCATCTCACCCTCTTCGAGATGATGGCCCACCATGCCTTCAACTCGCCGAGCGAGGACATCTACTGGAAGGACCGGACGGTCGAACTCTGTGATGAATTCCTCTCCTCCCTCGGTGCAGACCTCAAAAGGATCACCTACAAGGAGCATCCATGGATGGGCGGCGGAAATGCGGGTCCGTCGGTCGAGGTGCTCATCGGTGGTCTGGAGGTGGCGACGCTCGTCTTCATGAGCATGACCAGAGAGCCCAACGACGAGGAACCGGTGGAACTCGACGGCGTCCTCTATTATCCGATGAAGATGCGGATCGTCGACACCGGCTATGGTCTGGAACGTCTCACCTGGGCTTCGAAGGGATCCCCGACGGTCTATGACGCCGTATTCCCGGAGATGGTCAGTCACCTGATGCACTCGGCAGGCCTTGAGCACCTCCTGGACAGCAAAGAGTTCACGAAGATCCTGGGGCTTAACGCAAAGTTTGCCGGGCTCATGGACATCCACGGCAAGAACCTCTTCCATCTCAGGAAGAAGGTGGCCGCCGCCATCGATGTCCCGCAGGAGAAGCTCGACAAGATGATCACCCCGATCGAGAAGATCTATGCGATCGCCGATCACACGCGCTGCCTTGCCTATATGCTCGGCGACTGTGTCGTCCCCTCGAATGTGCGGGAGGGGTATCTCGCCCGTCTCGTGCTCAGGCGGACCCTGCGGATGATGGCCGAACTCGATCTCGAGGACAGTCTTGCCGATCTTGTTGAGATGCAGATGCGGATCGTCGGTCCGTCTGCATTTGAGCAGAGCATCACGGTGGTGCGCGAGATCCTGGACCGCGAGGTGGAGAAATATGCGGCGACCCTTGCACGCGGCTCCCGGATCGTCCAGCGGATCGCCCGGAGTTACAAGAAAAAGGCCGAGCGCATTCCCCTCCAGGAGGTTGTCACCCTCTATGATTCGCACGGCATCCCCCCCGAGCTGGTGAAGGAGATCGCCGGTCAGGAAGGGGCGGTCGTCGAGATCCCGGACAATTTCTACTCCCAGATCGCCGACATCCACTCTGAAAATCATGTTGAAACAGCTGAGGACCCGCTCGCCCGCTATCGGGAGCGTATCGGCGGCCTCCCTGCGACCAAAAAGCTCTTTTATGATCAGCCTGTCGATTTCGAATTCGAGGCGATGGTCATCGATTACTTCGACGGGTATGCGGTCCTGGACCAGACCCTCTTCTATCCTGAGGGCGGCGGACAACCCTCAGATACCGGGACGCTGGTGACCACCGAGAGCATGGTGCGGGTAGAGGACACGATCAAACTCGGGGAGGTGATCCTCCACCGGATCAAGGGCGGCAGTCTCAAACGCGGCGACCGGGTGAAGGGGATCGTCGATGAAGAGCGTCGCCGCTCACTGATGCGCCACCACACCGCCACGCACCTTATTCTGCGTGCGGCACAGCAGGTGCTCGGCGCCCACATCCACCAGGCCGGTGCGCAGAAGGGGAGCGAGACATCGCGCCTTGATATCAGGCACTTCAAGCACATCACGCAGGAAGAACTGAACCGGATCGAGATCCTGGCGAACGGTATGGTGATGGAGAACACACCGATCTATATCAGCATCGAGGACCGGACAAAGGCCGAGCAGAAGTACGGTTTCTGCCTCTACCAGGGCGGTGTGCCTCCGGGCAGACAGATCCGGGTCGTCCAGGTGGCCGGCGATATCGAGGCCTGCGCCGGCACCCACTGCCGGTCCACCGGCGAAGTCGGTCCGATCGCCATCCTCCGGGTGGAGCATATTCAGGACGGCATCGAACGCCTGGAGTTTTCCGCCGGTGTGGCGGCAGTGACCTCCGTGCAGAACCTCCGGGATATCATCGGCCGTTCGGCTGAGGTGCTCTCGGTGCAGCAGGAGAACCTGCCCGCAAGCGTCAACCGTTTCTTCACCGAGTGGAAGGAGCAGCGCAAGGAGATCGAGCGCCTCCAGCAGAAACTGGTAGACCTTGAGGTGAAAAACCTGGTCGCAGAGGATGTCGGCGGTGTCGGCGTGGTGATCCGGGAGGTGGACCTGCCGCCGCAGGAGCTCGTCGCCCTTGCAACAAAGATCTCGGCGAACGGCGATGTGGCGCTGCTCGCGGGCGGTGCGGAGCGCGTCCATGCCGTGGTCGCCTCGCCGCTCCCAGAACTGAATGCCGCAGAGATCATCAGGGAGGTCTGTGCAGCCCTCGGTGGTAAGGGAGGCGGTAAACCGCAGCTTGCCCAGGGCGGCGGGCCGGAAACCGGAAAAATCACAGAAGCGCTTGGCGTGGGGCGGGCGCTCATCGAATCAAAACTGAATGGCTGA